A genomic stretch from Limnochordia bacterium includes:
- a CDS encoding extracellular solute-binding protein: MQVKKFIRQIWMVLFVVAVGFSIASGKETIHFLGVGYSPSLVQALKQNILPEFERQHNVEVILENTTWDERVDRFITTVIGGMAPDVITTGYYAPYEEGAAGLLMPLDKYLGQWEYQDLIPEPIWESQSWAGSIYAMPVDIDVRGIVYSKLFFEQAGFDGDQTPESWDELVEWTRRLTVLGSDQQSVEKRGLFVSAHAQHLFWYMLQAGIQPVDVNILESDFDKPEAIDAAQMLLDLHLARQGDLPGPQSGGIFCEETAMSWYHPGWFNKSLAELDNPEEMVRHLGIFAPRRSQLDDPVAIGFINGLAIPQGCKNPELAWELIAYLTRKDVLEEIHKITGTVSPRVDIVPELMVWPGAEMFYSLIPYIRTTIVPPPRNRAQGQVEELLKAMYSMRIPPNRVVQNAHDLWTRLLQEWKASMTE, translated from the coding sequence ATGCAAGTAAAGAAATTCATAAGGCAAATATGGATGGTTCTGTTTGTTGTCGCTGTCGGATTCTCAATTGCTAGCGGAAAGGAGACTATACACTTTCTTGGCGTTGGTTACTCTCCGTCATTGGTTCAAGCTTTGAAGCAGAACATTCTGCCGGAGTTTGAGCGGCAACACAATGTTGAGGTGATACTAGAGAATACTACTTGGGATGAACGCGTTGACCGTTTTATTACCACAGTAATTGGTGGTATGGCTCCCGATGTCATAACCACAGGTTATTATGCACCATACGAGGAAGGCGCTGCTGGATTGCTGATGCCACTAGACAAGTACCTAGGTCAGTGGGAATATCAGGACCTTATTCCGGAACCTATATGGGAATCACAGAGTTGGGCAGGTAGCATCTATGCTATGCCAGTTGACATTGATGTGAGAGGAATCGTCTACAGTAAGCTGTTCTTTGAACAGGCAGGTTTTGATGGAGACCAGACCCCTGAGAGTTGGGATGAGCTTGTGGAGTGGACACGACGCCTAACTGTATTAGGGAGTGATCAGCAATCCGTTGAGAAGAGAGGATTGTTCGTTTCGGCACATGCGCAACATCTGTTCTGGTATATGTTGCAGGCTGGGATACAGCCGGTCGATGTGAATATACTCGAATCAGATTTCGATAAACCAGAAGCCATAGATGCAGCACAAATGCTCTTGGATCTTCATCTTGCAAGACAGGGGGACCTACCTGGACCGCAGTCTGGGGGAATATTCTGTGAAGAGACAGCTATGAGTTGGTATCACCCAGGCTGGTTTAACAAGTCTTTAGCGGAACTGGATAACCCTGAGGAGATGGTTCGTCATCTAGGGATATTTGCTCCGCGTCGTTCGCAGTTAGATGATCCTGTGGCTATAGGGTTCATTAATGGTTTGGCAATTCCTCAAGGATGCAAAAACCCAGAACTTGCATGGGAATTGATCGCATATCTAACACGAAAGGACGTCTTAGAGGAAATACACAAGATCACCGGTACAGTGAGTCCCCGCGTGGATATTGTTCCTGAACTGATGGTATGGCCTGGCGCGGAGATGTTTTACAGCCTAATCCCCTATATTCGGACCACGATTGTCCCTCCACCCAGAAATCGAGCACAGGGTCAAGTGGAGGAGTTGCTCAAGGCAATGTATTCCATGCGAATACCGCCTAATAGAGTTGTACAAAACGCACATGACCTATGGACCAGATTGCTACAAGAGTGGAAAGCTTCTATGACAGAATAA
- a CDS encoding heparinase II/III family protein produces MNFHVLAMFSLIFVIVISGATLIYGQTAEARLPLAKHPRLVADNTEFERLKERMENDPVLESWYSKIRAAGDNLLYIDPVEYLLPDGVRLLTTSREVLSRIYTLGFLYRATGEQKYVDRAWLELQAVASFPDWNPSHFLDTAEMTHAFAIGYDWLYDAWDDAKRQYIADIIVQKGLQPALDAYRHSAWWVNDISNWNVVCNSGVALGAIALADEYPELASTIMERALGSIRFFLDRLDGFEGAWDEGLHYWNYSMEYLVAYLATLNTAFGTDYGLTDRIGVEEAGTYPIYISGPTGLAFHYGDGTIREPNLPVMYWFGERFNRPEYVRWQSQSLADLSGVNERLHRSVWNLLWYSEEQDSSLLPLDRYYPGLEVITFRSAWQDPEALFVGFKGGDNAAPHGDLDLGTFVLDALGVRWAIELGSDDYNLPGYFDQDKTGRKLGGQRWNYYRKRAEGQNTLVLNPSPYIDQDSRAKAAIAFYDTKPDQALAVADLSKAYNLYGKNVSVMRGVALFDRRRQVIIQDEITNDIESTVWWFMHTAQQISISSDGKLATLSNNNKRLEVRILSPSNAELMVMDAKPLSSSPNPSGQNPNQGIRKLAIKVSGVKKLRLTVLLTPLSEGESIGQVPEVLPLAQWLEAGGSEVPLWGGTQPRLKLDIDCPYKGMKSHGYLPLDIVADGLDTIDIENVTVRLNNDIVYRGGSLPVAKSIDTTQYEDGQYQLTVQLTTADNLCFSSSVQFEIKNRWVLIDDMKAPVDAGILGTINLSKASMESEGWAYTNKPENIFGDDSRRIGTSGSSEYIIWEAPQLKEYLVTMYSREDFREDAITLYVSSDKVNWEELDYTVTTISSSNGWTEYKLEGQAIASSNWFKLVLDGMSTPNESLQIGAVKLVGLVMVE; encoded by the coding sequence GTGAATTTTCACGTGTTAGCAATGTTCTCCCTGATTTTCGTCATAGTTATTAGTGGCGCTACGCTTATATATGGTCAGACTGCAGAAGCCAGGTTGCCATTGGCGAAACATCCGAGACTAGTAGCTGATAACACCGAATTTGAAAGACTTAAGGAGCGAATGGAAAACGATCCCGTTCTTGAATCGTGGTATTCAAAAATCCGAGCGGCTGGCGACAACCTCCTTTATATTGATCCAGTTGAATACCTACTGCCGGATGGTGTTCGTCTGCTAACGACAAGCAGGGAGGTTCTTTCGCGGATCTACACCCTTGGATTTCTCTATAGAGCAACTGGGGAACAGAAATATGTGGACCGGGCATGGCTCGAACTTCAGGCAGTAGCCAGTTTTCCCGACTGGAATCCTAGTCATTTTCTAGATACCGCCGAAATGACCCATGCTTTTGCTATAGGATATGACTGGCTATACGATGCATGGGATGACGCCAAACGGCAGTACATTGCTGACATCATTGTTCAAAAAGGTCTTCAGCCAGCGCTGGATGCGTATCGTCATTCAGCATGGTGGGTCAATGACATCAGTAACTGGAATGTTGTCTGCAATTCGGGAGTGGCTCTTGGAGCCATTGCCCTGGCCGATGAGTATCCCGAGCTCGCAAGTACGATTATGGAGAGGGCCTTGGGATCAATCCGGTTCTTTTTGGACAGACTAGATGGTTTTGAAGGAGCGTGGGATGAAGGGCTACACTATTGGAATTACTCGATGGAGTACTTGGTTGCCTATCTAGCTACCCTCAACACGGCGTTCGGTACTGACTATGGGTTAACTGATAGAATCGGTGTAGAAGAGGCTGGAACGTATCCTATCTACATTAGTGGACCAACTGGATTAGCCTTTCATTACGGTGATGGCACCATTAGGGAGCCAAATCTACCTGTTATGTATTGGTTTGGGGAACGATTTAACAGACCCGAATATGTACGTTGGCAGTCCCAGAGCTTGGCCGATCTTAGTGGCGTGAATGAGCGGCTCCACCGCAGTGTCTGGAATTTGCTATGGTATAGCGAAGAACAAGACAGTAGTCTTTTGCCCTTGGATAGATATTATCCGGGTCTAGAGGTAATCACTTTTCGTAGTGCTTGGCAGGATCCAGAAGCCCTTTTTGTGGGTTTTAAAGGGGGAGACAACGCAGCCCCCCATGGTGATTTGGATCTTGGAACGTTTGTGTTGGATGCGTTAGGTGTACGTTGGGCCATTGAACTGGGTTCAGATGACTATAACTTGCCAGGCTATTTTGATCAGGATAAGACAGGTCGGAAACTGGGTGGACAGCGCTGGAATTACTATCGCAAACGCGCCGAAGGACAAAATACTCTAGTTCTCAATCCTTCGCCATACATAGATCAAGATTCCCGGGCGAAGGCTGCCATTGCTTTCTACGACACGAAGCCAGACCAAGCACTAGCGGTTGCTGATCTGAGTAAGGCCTACAATTTGTATGGCAAGAATGTGTCCGTGATGCGCGGGGTAGCTTTGTTTGATCGTCGGCGTCAAGTCATCATTCAAGATGAGATAACTAACGATATTGAGTCAACAGTATGGTGGTTCATGCATACGGCGCAACAGATCAGTATTAGCTCCGATGGGAAACTGGCGACACTAAGTAACAACAACAAGCGCTTGGAGGTGCGGATCCTTTCACCAAGCAATGCTGAATTGATGGTTATGGATGCTAAACCGCTTTCAAGCTCACCAAATCCATCAGGGCAGAATCCGAATCAAGGCATAAGAAAACTGGCAATCAAGGTATCTGGCGTGAAAAAACTACGACTAACAGTCCTGCTAACACCCCTTTCTGAAGGAGAGAGTATTGGGCAAGTGCCAGAGGTACTTCCGTTGGCACAGTGGCTTGAAGCAGGAGGAAGCGAAGTGCCCTTATGGGGGGGTACCCAGCCTAGATTGAAGCTTGATATTGACTGCCCCTATAAGGGGATGAAGAGCCATGGTTATTTACCTTTGGATATTGTAGCTGATGGGCTGGATACGATCGATATTGAAAACGTAACCGTTCGGTTAAACAACGACATCGTCTACAGGGGTGGGAGTCTTCCTGTGGCAAAGTCCATTGACACAACACAGTACGAAGATGGTCAGTATCAGCTTACCGTGCAACTGACAACCGCTGATAACCTGTGTTTTTCTAGCTCAGTGCAATTTGAAATAAAGAATCGTTGGGTATTAATAGATGATATGAAAGCTCCCGTTGATGCAGGTATACTCGGGACTATTAACTTGTCTAAGGCGAGTATGGAGTCAGAAGGATGGGCATATACGAATAAACCAGAGAATATATTCGGGGATGATTCTCGGCGAATCGGAACTTCGGGTTCGTCCGAGTACATTATATGGGAAGCCCCTCAATTAAAGGAATACCTTGTAACCATGTACAGCAGAGAAGACTTTCGTGAAGACGCCATTACCCTATATGTCTCTTCTGACAAGGTGAACTGGGAGGAACTTGATTACACGGTAACTACAATATCGTCTAGTAACGGATGGACAGAGTATAAGTTAGAAGGTCAAGCAATAGCCAGCTCAAATTGGTTTAAGCTTGTTCTTGATGGGATGAGCACTCCTAATGAATCCTTGCAGATTGGTGCTGTCAAGCTTGTTGGTTTGGTGATGGTGGAATAG
- a CDS encoding family 43 glycosylhydrolase — MYYSDVDRGRSVAKDPAVVRFENKYIMYYSIPPYGDGRTNDTWAIGVAESQDLSTWSKIGEVLPEHDYEENGICAPGAIVLRDQVHIFYQTYGNGPKDSICHAGSTDGVLFDRNPTNPVFRPTGEWNCGRAIDADVIHFKDKLLLYFATRDPLMKQQMLGVAAAPIESTFSRKNWVQLCPGPILQPELWWEQDCIEAPAVCNRDGKLFMFYAGAYNNKPQQIGCAMSKDGIRWTRLSEQPILPNGQPGSWNSSESGHPFVFVDEDGQTYLFYQGNNDLGKTWYLSKAVVDWSNDVPSLTPDLG; from the coding sequence ATGTATTATTCTGATGTTGATCGCGGGCGCTCGGTTGCTAAGGATCCCGCCGTTGTAAGGTTCGAGAACAAGTATATTATGTATTATTCGATTCCCCCTTACGGTGATGGTCGTACAAATGATACGTGGGCCATAGGGGTTGCGGAAAGCCAGGATCTGAGCACATGGTCCAAAATAGGTGAGGTTCTTCCTGAACATGACTATGAGGAGAATGGAATATGTGCCCCAGGGGCCATTGTCTTACGAGACCAAGTCCATATCTTCTATCAGACATATGGGAATGGTCCGAAGGACAGTATTTGCCATGCTGGTTCTACTGATGGAGTGCTCTTTGACCGAAATCCAACGAACCCTGTCTTTCGTCCAACGGGAGAATGGAATTGTGGACGGGCCATTGACGCTGATGTCATTCACTTTAAAGATAAGCTTCTGCTTTATTTCGCGACTCGTGATCCTTTGATGAAGCAACAGATGCTAGGCGTGGCTGCAGCTCCCATAGAATCGACGTTCTCCAGAAAAAACTGGGTACAGCTGTGTCCCGGCCCCATACTACAGCCAGAACTTTGGTGGGAACAAGATTGTATAGAGGCACCAGCTGTATGTAACCGGGATGGCAAATTATTTATGTTTTACGCTGGTGCCTACAATAACAAACCTCAACAGATCGGCTGTGCTATGAGTAAAGACGGTATTCGTTGGACTAGGTTATCAGAGCAACCGATATTACCGAATGGGCAACCAGGTTCCTGGAATTCAAGTGAATCGGGCCACCCCTTCGTGTTTGTGGATGAAGATGGACAGACGTATTTGTTCTACCAAGGCAACAACGATCTAGGGAAAACATGGTATTTGTCGAAGGCGGTAGTTGATTGGAGTAACGACGTGCCCAGCCTTACCCCCGATCTAGGTTAG